The following coding sequences lie in one Saccharomyces mikatae IFO 1815 strain IFO1815 genome assembly, chromosome: 10 genomic window:
- the MPM1 gene encoding Mpm1p (similar to Saccharomyces cerevisiae MPM1 (YJL066C); ancestral locus Anc_1.310), giving the protein MGFYQGNDDDTNTKAFNDKYIKDQKFATAPFWNLFPKLRDIDEYDDTLLPLPFKFNFRDFGDSAFAMASGIPTVKQFDKCQELKGQSAWTTQGIWKCLVPTKAIPPLPNLDFLLPLEDVQSDKSHSSGLFFNDFNLFLKWRSHMNKLQKQRIKARTTAVEPMAKTPEDLMLSWDDLHLGNDAEYAPVNGSKKIVGRAQSINTVKDSSDARPNTVKTEKIYFDDGTVDITTTTTSKGSTPKVKHEVVSVEEDR; this is encoded by the coding sequence ATGGGCTTCTATCAAGGCAACGACGATGACACTAACACCAAGGCTTTTAACGacaaatatatcaaagatCAAAAGTTTGCAACGGCTCCCTTTTGGAACCTATTCCCCAAGTTAAGggatattgatgaatatGATGACACACTCTTGCCGTTGCCCTTCAAATTCAACTTTAGAGATTTTGGTGATAGTGCCTTTGCCATGGCGTCCGGAATCCCCACAGTAAAGCAATTTGATAAGTGCCAAGAACTAAAAGGCCAATCCGCATGGACTACGCAGGGAATTTGGAAGTGTCTTGTCCCAACTAAGGCAATCCCCCCACTTCCCAACCTGGACTTCCTCTTGCCCTTAGAGGACGTTCAATCTGACAAGTCGCACTCCAGTGGATTGTTCTTCAACGACTTTAACCTCTTTTTGAAATGGAGGTCACACATGAATAAGCTACAAAAGCAAAGAATCAAGGCCAGGACCACTGCCGTGGAACCTATGGCTAAAACCCCGGAGGATCTCATGTTGAGTTGGGACGATTTACATCTGGGCAACGATGCTGAATATGCTCCAGTAAATGGATCCAAGAAAATTGTCGGAAGGGCACAGTCAATTAACACCGTGAAGGACTCCAGTGATGCTAGACCTAATACCGtcaaaactgaaaaaatctACTTTGATGACGGTACGGTGGACATTACCACCACCACTACCTCAAAGGGCTCCACACCCAAGGTAAAGCATGAAGTTGTGAGCGTCGAGGAAGACAGATAG
- the DLS1 gene encoding Dls1p (similar to Saccharomyces cerevisiae DPB3 (YBR278W) and DLS1 (YJL065C); ancestral locus Anc_1.311) produces MSNNTISIETVSAPLYLPKLPVEKVQRIAKNDPEYMDTSDDAFVATAFATEFFVQVLAHESLQQQQKLQQQHVPRLSDEITLSYDDISTTIVQSADGHLQFLNDVIPTTKNLRLLVEENRVRYTTSAMPPHEVYSAYMMNDTAPKPDIVEIDLDNDENDDEDLTDQE; encoded by the coding sequence ATGAGCAATAACACTATCAGTATAGAAACGGTGTCTGCACCACTGTATTTGCCTAAGTTGCCTGTAGAAAAAGTGCAGAGAATTGCTAAGAATGATCCTGAATATATGGATACTTCGGATGACGCATTCGTAGCCACAGCATTCGCTACTGAATTTTTTGTCCAAGTGCTGGCACACGAGTCCctacaacaacaacaaaaactgCAGCAGCAGCACGTACCACGTCTCTCGGACGAAATCACACTATCGTATGATGACATCTCTACGACAATAGTGCAATCTGCTGACGGCCATCTACAGTTTTTGAATGATGTGATACCGACGACAAAGAACCTGAGGCTTCTGGTGGAAGAAAACAGAGTTAGATACACGACAAGTGCTATGCCTCCTCATGAAGTTTACTCTGCCTATATGATGAACGATACTGCTCCGAAGCCCGACATTGTCGAGATCGATCTTGATAATGACGAAAATGACGACGAAGACCTCACTGATCAAGAATAG
- the MRPL8 gene encoding mitochondrial 54S ribosomal protein bL17m (similar to Saccharomyces cerevisiae MRPL8 (YJL063C); ancestral locus Anc_1.313), with product MTVGIARKLSRSKPHRDALLKNLACQLFQHESIVTTHAKCKEASRVAERIITWTKRALSTNNSVSQAELRSQIQSKLFLAGDNKKLMKRLFNEIAPRYLERPGGYTRVLRLEPRANDSSPQSVLELVDSPVLSDSYTVNRGNLKMWLLVKSIINDDANQVPHNPLTLQNLHKLAKFKPEAQLHGEIMQIKKILYKEMSMSYDEAKENEKTQSLLKQAYSSSLPKKQRKPSSYIMVPRP from the coding sequence ATGACGGTGGGTATTGCAAGAAAGCTCTCTAGGAGCAAGCCACATAGAGATGCGCTGCTGAAGAACCTTGCGTGCCAGTTGTTTCAGCACGAATCCATAGTTACGACACACGCTAAATGTAAAGAAGCTTCCAGAGTTGCAGAACGGATCATTACCTGGACGAAGAGGGCTCTTTCGACGAATAATAGTGTTTCACAGGCGGAGTTAAGGTCACAAATCCAGAGCAAACTGTTTCTGGCAGGAGACAACAAGAAGTTGATGAAGCGGTTATTTAACGAGATTGCACCACGGTACTTAGAAAGACCCGGTGGGTACACACGGGTGCTTCGGTTAGAGCCCAGAGCTAATGACTCGTCGCCGCAATCTGTTTTGGAATTGGTCGATTCGCCCGTGTTGTCTGACTCGTACACAGTGAACAGGGGCAACTTGAAGATGTGGCTATTGGTCAAATCGATCATCAACGATGATGCCAACCAAGTTCCTCACAACCCGCTTACACTACAGAATCTGCACAAGTTGGCGAAGTTCAAGCCGGAAGCACAGTTGCATGGTGAAATTATGCAGATCAAGAAGATCTTATATAAGGAAATGTCTATGTCCTATGATGAGgcgaaagaaaatgaaaagacgCAGTCACTTTTGAAACAGGCTTACTCTTCATCATTGCCAAAGAAGCAGAGGAAACCTTCCTCGTACATCATGGTTCCCAGACCTTGA
- the COA3 gene encoding Coa3p (similar to Saccharomyces cerevisiae COA3 (YJL062W-A); ancestral locus Anc_1.314): MVLDPSKYQDTRTWKMTPAMIRARKPFFRGNMLGLTLLLGVTGSVYYYTYNFLHKDNDFADVPIPPIDPQELEALKKEYEAKKKA, encoded by the coding sequence ATGGTTTTGGATCCCTCTAAGTATCAAGACACCCGTACGTGGAAAATGACGCCAGCCATGATTAGGGCGCGTAAACCCTTCTTTAGAGGCAACATGCTTGGCCTCACGCTGCTGCTGGGTGTCACCGGCTCTGtttactactatacataCAATTTCCTGCACAAGGACAACGATTTTGCAGACGTGCCCATTCCCCCCATCGACCCACAAGAGCTCGAAGCCCTCAAGAAGGAGTACGAGGCCAAGAAGAAGGCATGA
- the LAS21 gene encoding mannose-ethanolamine phosphotransferase LAS21 (similar to Saccharomyces cerevisiae LAS21 (YJL062W); ancestral locus Anc_1.317), with protein MNLKQLTCITCAQLLAIVLFIFAFFPRKIVLTGISQQDADQDRDLQHNRPFQKLVFVIIDALRSDFLFDSHISHFNNVHEWLNTGEAWGYTSFANPPTVTLPRLKSITTGSTPSFIDLLLNVAQDVDSNDLSEHDSWLQQFIQHNNTIRFMGDDTWLKLFPQEWFDFTDPTHSFFVSDFTQVDNNVTRNLPGKIFQEWAQWDVAILHYLGLDHIGHKDGPHSKFMGTKHQEMDSILKSIYDQVLVHEHEEDTLICVLGDHGMNELGNHGGSSAGETSAGLLFLSPKLSKFVKPESQINRTLPINAAPDRDFQYLETVQQIDIVPTIAALFGMPIPMNSVGIIIPDFLQLLPNKLASIKENFMHLWKLSDHNGDFTLDDLTIDGIYTKMYSIQETLTKSATNYNYPLLALAFISFLIITIIAIYQLQRNSGSSLWQPRTSPLSVLLISVILGISTFASSFIEEEHQLWWWIVTAFSVVPLFVYNLNVFVVARWFIMMVCVRLIKFWNNSGQKFIYSNVMSNLLNQNPIWKWWLNLFTLLALIIASSRFQVLHFIVTTILVGLCFTYKISWEIVNGNQAEIPIFMHDLLAKIDFVPTESNLILLARVFFQAWAIVVVSRLVLTKLKVLNKNYLIEDIKVYITILLILQTSSQNIGQFIIFQILQSQIYYFFKSLPAPFLLTPSSKVYLSNLVSLILQNFTFFQFGGTNSISTIDLGNAYHGVSSDYNMCTVGMLMSIANFAPSIYWSMLPWSMNYDSTSSQVKIQTFIRSKLPAFTYHCIFGTCLMTACIFLRFHLFIWSVFSPKLCYFLGWNFVMGFLNGWITELTVLFALD; from the coding sequence ATGAATTTGAAGCAGTTGACTTGCATAACATGCGCTCAATTACTCGCTATTGTACTCTTCATCTTTGCCTTTTTCCCCAGAAAAATCGTGCTGACAGGTATATCACAGCAAGATGCGGACCAAGATCGTGATCTCCAGCACAACAGGCCCTTTCAAAAGTTGGTGTTCGTAATTATTGACGCTCTTAGATCAGACTTTCTTTTCGATTCACATATTTCCCATTTCAACAACGTGCATGAATGGCTTAATACGGGCGAAGCTTGGGGGTACACGTCGTTTGCTAATCCGCCTACCGTGACATTACCAAGACTCAAAAGCATTACTACAGGGTCTACCCCCAGCTTCATTGATTTACTTCTGAATGTAGCCCAGGACGTAGATTCAAATGATCTCTCGGAACATGATTCCTGGCTGCAACAGTTCATCCAACACAATAACACAATTCGTTTTATGGGCGATGACACCTGGCTGAAACTGTTCCCACAAGAGTGGTTCGACTTTACCGACCCCACGCACTCCTTTTTTGTGAGCGATTTCACTCAGGTCGATAATAATGTTACGAGGAATTTGCCCGGGAAGATATTTCAGGAATGGGCCCAGTGGGATGTGGCCATTCTTCATTACTTAGGTCTTGACCATATTGGTCATAAAGATGGCCCCCATTCAAAGTTTATGGGAACAAAACACCAAGAAATGGATAGCATCCTGAAATCCATATATGACCAAGTGCTGGTTCATGAACATGAGGAAGATACATTGATCTGTGTTCTTGGTGACCATGGAATGAACGAATTGGGCAATCACGGTGGCTCTTCGGCTGGAGAAACATCAGCAGGGTTGTTGTTTTTATCACCTAAGCTATCCAAGTTCGTAAAGCCGGAATCGCAGATAAACCGCACGTTACCTATTAATGCTGCCCCGGACCGCGATTTCCAGTATTTAGAAACTGTCCAACAGATTGATATCGTACCTACTATAGCGGCCCTTTTTGGCATGCCAATTCCTATGAACAGTGTTGGGATCATCATTCCTGACTTCTTGCAACTACTGCCCAATAAACTTGCAAgcataaaagaaaatttcatgCATTTGTGGAAACTATCTGATCATAACGGAGATTTTACTCTCGACGATCTCACTATTGATGGTATTTATACAAAGATGTACAGTATTCAAGAAACACTAACCAAGTCTGCTACGAATTACAATTATCCTCTTTTGGCATTGGCTTTTATcagttttcttattataACGATCATTGCCATTTATCAGTTGCAACGTAATTCTGGATCAAGCTTATGGCAACCACGCACTTCTCCGTTATCTGTGCTGTTAATTTCCGTTATACTGGGTATTTCGACGTTCGCAAGCAgtttcattgaagaagaacaccAATTGTGGTGGTGGATAGTAACTGCTTTCTCTGTGGTCCCTCTTTTCGTCTACAACCTGAACGTCTTTGTCGTTGCACGATGGTTCATAATGATGGTGTGCGTTCGTTTGATTAAATTTTGGAATAACAGTGGccaaaaattcatttaTTCCAATGTTATGTCCAACCTGCTCAATCAGAATCCTATCTGGAAGTGGTGGTTAAATCTGTTCACACTTCTAGCGTTGATAATAGCGTCTAGTCGTTTTCAAGTACTACATTTTATTGTCACTACAATCTTAGTCGGCTTGTGCTTCACATACAAAATCTCATGGGAAATTGTCAATGGCAATCAGGCTGAGATACCAATATTTATGCATGACTTACTGGCTAAAATAGACTTTGTCCCAACTGAAAGCAATTTGATTTTACTTGCGCGCGTTTTCTTTCAGGCTTGGgcaattgttgtagtttCAAGATTGGTTTTgacaaaattgaaagtgCTAAACAAAAACTACCTAATTGAAGATATTAAGGTATATATAACAATTCTGTTAATTTTACAAACTTCATCTCAGAATATCGGCcaatttatcattttccaaattcTACAGTCCCAGATTtattactttttcaaaagtctACCAGCCCCATTTTTGTTAACGCCATCAAGTAAAGTTTATCTGTCAAATTTAGTGTCCTTGATTTTACAGAATTTTACGTTTTTCCAGTTCGGCGGCACTAATTCAATTTCTACCATAGACCTTGGAAATGCATATCATGGAGTTTCTTCCGACTACAACATGTGCACAGTAGGAATGTTGATGTCCATTGCCAATTTTGCACCCTCAATATACTGGTCCATGTTACCGTGGTCAATGAATTATGACTCGACTTCGTCACAAGTCAAAATACAAACGTTTATCAGAAGTAAATTACCTGCCTTTACTTATCATTGCATCTTTGGAACTTGCTTGATGACAGCATGTATCTTTCTAAGatttcatctttttatTTGGTCCGTTTTCAGCCCCAAATtgtgttattttcttggcTGGAATTTTGTAATGGGATTTCTGAACGGGTGGATAACTGAATTGACCGTTCTCTTCGCTCTTGATTAG
- the NUP82 gene encoding linker nucleoporin NUP82 (similar to Saccharomyces cerevisiae NUP82 (YJL061W); ancestral locus Anc_1.319) has translation MSQSKSLASLPIFQASLSASQSPRYIFTSQNGTRIVFIQDNIIRWYNVLTDPCYHSLSLSRHLVLDDTFHVISSTSGDLLCFFNDQEIFVMEVPWGYSNVENISIQDAFQVFHYSVDETELGPKSLIKKVLFHPKSYHDSCIVVLKENDTIIMFDILNQQEKPIILNKPNNSFGLDARLNDITDLVFSKDGLTLYCLNTTEGGDIFAFYPFLPSALLLNENDLSWILNKSLVMYESLDPTTDVTVKRNIIKQLQFVSKLHENWDSKLNKVDIDSEYRLVKVQGPFTINPFPNELYDYTAKNIATISIDNQQNEIFCISFDDGSLILLLKDLEMSMSWDVGNYVYNDSLVLIERVKMQKEIESLITLPEQMGKLYVFSKNFVYQVNSTSWTSTISKCINESDLNPLGDLKFESKIENIATVEGMPNLAHIYWNNTSNLALASNKELTFQTVSVDQKMQSTETETDIGTEESGLAKCRYELRFTQPLSEILTLNENFQRACISPCEQIIPSTDRQIPLKNEASENQLEIFTDVSKEFLQKIAKAQSLGVSIYNRIHEQQLELTRQLQSTCKIISKDVDLRKKFEAQNKKWDAQIIRQSKLMERFSKLTENLSEISKSNKFKEKNISNAEMEWFKEIRNQILQFNCYVHSQKSLQQDLSYLKRELTRIETETIQVDKKSQSEWNELRKMLEIDSKIIKECNEELQHASQQLTTKTQ, from the coding sequence ATGTCCCAATCTAAAAGCTTAGCTTCATTGCCTATTTTCCAAGCATCTCTTTCAGCGAGTCAATCTCCACGTTATATTTTCACTTCTCAAAATGGTACAAGAATAGTCTTCATTCAAGATAATATAATAAGGTGGTACAATGTACTCACCGATCCGTGTTACCATAGTTTAAGCTTAAGTCGTCATCTGGTCTTAGATGATACCTTCCATGTGATATCTAGTACATCCGGTGACttactttgtttttttaatgaCCAAGAAATCTTTGTAATGGAAGTTCCCTGGGGTTATTCCaatgttgaaaatatttctaTTCAAGATGCATTCCAAGTTTTCCACTATTCTGTTGATGAAACTGAACTTGGCCCCAAATCGCTTATCAAGAAAGTCTTATTTCATCCGAAGAGTTACCATGATTCTTGTATAGTGGTCCTAAAAGAGAACGACACTATCATAATGTTTGATATTCTCaatcaacaagaaaagcCTATCATTCTAAATAAACCTAATAACTCCTTTGGTTTAGATGCACGCCTTAATGACATCACAGATTTGGTATTTAGTAAAGATGGGTTGACATTATATTGTCTAAATACTACAGAAGGTGGTGATATCTTTGCATTTTACCCATTTTTACCATCTGCCTTATTgttgaatgaaaatgatctCAGCTGGATTTTAAATAAATCGTTAGTAATGTACGAGTCCCTGGATCCAACAACAGATGTTACGGTCAAAAGAAACATTATCAAACAATTGCAGTTTGTATCAAAACTTCACGAAAATTGGGACTCTAAACTTAACAAGGTCGATATAGATAGCGAATACCGTTTAGTAAAAGTGCAAGGTCCATTCACCATAAACCCCTTTCCAAACGAGTTGTATGATTATACTGCAAAAAATATCGCAACCATATCAATTGACaatcaacaaaatgaaattttttgtattagTTTTGACGATGGGTCCTTAATCTTGTTATTAAAAGATTTGGAAATGTCAATGTCATGGGATGTGGGAAATTATGTTTATAATGATTCCTTAGTTCTAATTGAACGTGTTAAAatgcaaaaagaaatcgaaTCCCTAATAACACTACCAGAACAAATGGGGAAATTATAcgttttttccaaaaacttTGTATACCAAGTGAACTCCACAAGCTGGACTTCTACAATCAGCAAATGTATAAACGAATCTGACTTAAATCCACTTggagatttgaaatttgaaagtaaaattgaaaatatagCAACCGTAGAAGGAATGCCGAATCTAGCGCATATCTACTGGAATAATACGTCCAATTTAGCTTTAGCGTCAAATAAGGAATTAACGTTTCAAACTGTATCAGTCGATCAGAAAATGCAAAGCACGGAAACTGAAACTGATATAGGGACGGAAGAGAGTGGCTTGGCAAAATGTCGTTATGAATTACGTTTCACACAACCCCTAAGTGAGATTCTGACGTTAAACGAGAACTTTCAGAGAGCTTGTATTAGCCCATGTGAACAGATTATCCCATCAACAGATCGCCAGATACCTCTAAAAAATGAAGCGAGCGAAAACCAATTGGAAATTTTCACAGATGTTTCGAAAGAATTTCTGCAAAAAATTGCCAAAGCTCAATCCTTAGGTGTTTCTATATACAACAGAATTCATGAGCAACAGCTTGAACTAACACGTCAACTACAATCCACATGTAAGATAATTTCTAAAGATGTTGATTtacgaaaaaaatttgaagcacaaaataaaaaatgggaTGCTCAAATAATTAGACAATCAAAACTGATGGAGAGATTTAGCAAATTGACCGAAAACCTTTCGGAGATTTCCAAATCTAATaagtttaaagaaaagaatataagtAATGCTGAGATGGAATGGTTCAAAGAGATACGGAATCAGATATTGCAGTTTAACTGTTACGTCCACTCTCAAAAATCCCTTCAGCAAGATTTATCGTATTTGAAAAGGGAATTGACTCGCATTGAAACTGAGACTATCCAAGTTGACAAAAAAAGCCAAAGTGAATGGAATGAACTACGTAAAATGCTTGAAATAGATTCAAAGATTATTAAAGAGTGTAACGAAGAACTGCAGCATGCTTCTCAACAACTCACTACTAAAACGCAATGA
- the BNA3 gene encoding kynurenine--oxoglutarate transaminase (similar to Saccharomyces cerevisiae BNA3 (YJL060W); ancestral locus Anc_1.321): protein MKQRFIRQFANIMSTSKPKFVANKYFTSNTAKDVWSLTNEAAAQAANNSKNQGRELINLGQGFFSYSPPQFAIKECQKALEIPLVNQYSPTRGRPSLINSLIKLYSPIYNKDLTTENVTVTTGANEGILSCLMGLLNAGDEVIVFEPFFDQYISNIELCGGKVVYVPINPPKELDLRNTRGEEWTIDFEQFEKAITPKTKAVIINTPHNPIGKVFTREELTTLGNICVKHNVIIISDEVYEHLYFTDSFTRIATISPEIGQLTLTVGSAGKLFAATGWRIGWVVSLNADLLSYVSKAHTRICFSSPSPLQEACANSIDDGLKIGYFEKMRQEYITKFKIFTSIFDELGLPYTAPEGTYFVLVNFSKVKIPKDYSYPEEIRDKGKDFRISHWLINELGVVAIPPTEFYIKEHEKAAENLLRFAVCKDDSYLEKAVERLRLLKDYL from the coding sequence ATGAAACAACGTTTTATCCGTCAATTTGCAAATATAATGTCTACTTCAAAACCGAAATTTGTCGCAAACAAATATTTCACCTCTAATACGGCGAAAGATGTTTGGTCATTGACTAATGAGGCCGCTGCACAGGCAGCCAATAACTCCAAGAACCAAGGTCGTGAGCTGATTAACTTGGGTCAaggctttttttcatattctccACCTCAATTTGCTATAAAGGAATGTCAGAAAGCCCTAGAGATTCCATTAGTCAATCAATACTCTCCAACTAGAGGTCGCCCATCTTTAATCAACTCATTGATTAAATTGTACTCCCCCATTTATAATAAAGATCTGACAACAGAAAATGTTACAGTAACTACTGGAGCCAATGAGGGTATACTTTCTTGCTTAATGGGGCTTTTGAATGCTGGCGACGAagttattgtttttgagCCATTTTTTGACCaatatatttcaaatattgAACTGTGTGGCGGAAAAGTAGTTTATGTCCCTATTAATCCTCCAAAGGAGCTGGACCTGAGGAATACTAGGGGTGAAGAATGGACCATTGACTTTGAACAATTCGAGAAGGCAATTACGCCCAAGACAAAGGCCGTCATTATCAATACTCCTCACAATCCAATTGGAAAAGTCTTTACTCGCGAGGAACTTACCACTTTAGGTAATATTTGCGTCAAACACAATGTTATCATCATCTCTGATGAAGTCTACGAACATTTGTATTTCACTGATTCCTTCACAAGAATTGCCACAATTTCTCCAGAAATTGGGCAATTGACCTTAACCGTTGGTTCTGCTGGAAAGTTATTTGCTGCTACTGGTTGGAGAATTGGCTGGGTTGTATCCTTGAATGCAGACTTGCTAAGCTATGTATCTAAGGCGCATACAAGAATATGTTTTTCATCTCCATCTCCATTACAGGAAGCTTGTGCAAACTCTATTGACGATGGCTTGAAAATCGGCTATTTCGAGAAAATGAGACAGGAATACATCACTAAGTTCAAGATTTTTACATCAATTTTTGATGAGTTGGGATTACCTTACACTGCCCCTGAGGGTACATATTTTGTTCTCGTTAATTTCTCTAAGGTTAAAATTCCTAAGGACTATTCATATCCAGAGGAAATCCGGGATAAGGGAAAAGATTTCCGCATTTCCCACTGGTTGATTAATGAACTGGGCGTTGTTGCTATTCCTCCCACTGAATTCTACATTAAAGAGCACGAAAAAGCTGCTGAAAACTTGTTAAGGTTTGCAGTCTGTAAAGATGATTCTTATTTAGAAAAGGCTGTAGAGAGATTAAGACTACTTAAGGATTACTTATAA
- the YHC3 gene encoding amino acid transporter YHC3 (similar to Saccharomyces cerevisiae YHC3 (YJL059W); ancestral locus Anc_1.322), protein MSDKSRQAYCYFWLFGLINNVLYVVILSAAVDIVGPTLPKSLVLLADIFPSLTVKLCSPFFIDKIKYSYRIWFLIIMSCLGMFLVSFKNLFVCLLGVSFASVSSGFGEVTFLQLTHYYGQISLNGWSSGTGGAGILGGASYMVLTSVFKVQVKLTLLMFSVLPFSFLFYFKLDSSDVNSNYQSLQEIDEAEDEQLEPFVVAFTHMNTSQSMHSTRQHISQTLKRLRRLVIPYMLPLTTVYLFEYLINQAVSPTLLFPINGDRESKSMPFFFHKYRDMYVTYGTLYQLGVFLSRSFGHLVRMRSLYILAFLQGMNLCSTVLQSWFYVVHSPWVVMILIFYEGFLGGASYVNTFLNILEQEKPEEAEFAMGAVSIADSFGVFLAALLGLGLEPKLCEHQITDNRPWCRME, encoded by the coding sequence ATGAGTGATAAATCCCGCCAGGCGTACTGCTACTTTTGGCTATTTGGTTTAATCAATAATGTACTATATGTGGTGATACTTTCTGCAGCTGTTGATATCGTGGGCCCTACATTACCTAAATCTCTAGTATTGCTAGCCGATATATTCCCATCATTGACCGTTAAATTGTGttctccattttttattgataaaatcaAGTACAGCTATAGAATATGGTTTTTGATTATAATGAGTTGCTTAGGGATGTTCttagtttcttttaaaaactTGTTTGTTTGCCTCTTGGGAGTATCTTTCGCATCTGTATCTTCAGGATTTGGCGAAGTGACATTCCTGCAATTAACACATTATTATGGacaaatttctttaaatggATGGTCATCAGGTACAGGTGGGGCAGGAATTCTTGGAGGAGCATCCTACATGGTCTTAACTTCTGTCTTTAAAGTACAAGTAAAATTGACTTTGCTGATGTTTAGTGTCCttccattttcattcctATTTTACTTCAAATTAGATTCTAGTGATGTGAACTCTAACTATCAAAGTCTTCAAGAGATCGATGAAGCAGAGGATGAGCAGTTGGAGCCGTTTGTTGTCGCCTTTACACATATGAACACTTCCCAATCCATGCACTCCACGAGACAGCACATCTCCCAAACACTTAAGAGACTTAGAAGATTAGTTATTCCATACATGCTTCCATTAACCACTGTCTATTTGTTCGAATATTTAATTAACCAAGCAGTATCTCCGACGTTATTATTTCCAATTAATGGTGATAGGGAAAGTAAGTCcatgccttttttttttcataagtACAGGGATATGTACGTAACTTATGGTACGCTTTATCAATTGGGTGTCTTTCTATCGAGATCTTTTGGGCATCTTGTAAGAATGAGGAGTCTTTACATTTTAGCGTTCTTGCAAGGTATGAATTTATGCTCAACAGTACTACAATCATGGTTCTATGTTGTTCATTCGCCCTGGGTGGtaatgatattgatattcTATGAGGGTTTTCTTGGTGGTGCATCGTATGTTAACACGTTTTTAAATATTCTTGAGCAAGAGAAACCTGAAGAAGCAGAGTTCGCTATGGGAGCCGTATCCATCGCGGATTCATTTGGTGTGTTTTTAGCTGCTTTGCTTGGTTTAGGGTTAGAACCTAAACTCTGTGAGCACCAGATTACAGACAACAGACCTTGGTGTAGGATGGAATGA